A window of the Mus pahari chromosome 1, PAHARI_EIJ_v1.1, whole genome shotgun sequence genome harbors these coding sequences:
- the LOC110323141 gene encoding zinc finger protein OZF-like isoform X5, which translates to MACGSLLCLQPCRSADLKVAQKIQQGTTCYEDKDCVKAFIQQSQHTRSQMSYTCKKSVQCKSHLNNCQRLPNEETKYTHRQHRKAHLTEQRSHEGEKPYESSGCGKAPHTKSQRETTHRDEKPYKCLECGKYFYYKSQIIEHQRSHTGEKPYECTECGKSFSYKSHLTVHHRSHTGEKRHECTECRKVFYYKSQLARHQRSHTGEKPYECMKCGKSFYCNTHLSLHQRIHVNVKPYACTECGKTFSFSACLTRHQRIHTNEKPYKCSQCPKAFYFKKQLTHHEKTHATEKRFECKQCGKAFYWRANLTVHQKTHGGEKPFECKQCGKAFYCKSHLTVHQRTHISEKLYQCSQCRKAFFSQTQLTVHQRIHTDEKPYECQQCDKTFYSKSGLTAHQKTHTGKKPYECKECGKAFYNKYLLIEHHRVHTGEKPYQCTECKKAFYCKKYLSLHQKTHASEKSFHCAECGKAFSWMSHLTQHQRIHTGEKPYACEQCKKTFYFKKQLTRHQRTHERP; encoded by the exons ATGGCCTGTGGGAGCCTCCTCTGTCTGCAGCCTTGCAGGTCA GCAGACCTGAAAGTGGCACAGAAGATCCAACAAGGCACAACATGCTATGAAGATAAAGACTGTGTGAAGGCATTTATCCAGCAGTCACAGCACACAAGGAGTCAGATGAGTTACACATGTAAGAAAAGTGTCCAATGTAAGTCACATCTCAATAACTGTCAGAGGCTTCCGAATGAGGAGACAAAgtatacacacagacagcacAGGAAGGCACACCTGACTGAACAGAGAAGTCACGAAGGGGAGAAGCCATATGAAAGCTCAGGATGTGGGAAAGCACCCCATACCAAGTCTCAGCGTGAGACCACTCATAGAGATGAGAAGCCCTACAAATGTCTAGAATGTGGGAAATATTTCTACTACAAGTCACAAATCATTGAACATCAAAGAAGTCATACAGGTGAGAAGCCTTATGAGTGTACAGAATGTGGGAAATCTTTCAGCTATAAATCGCATCTCACTGTACATCACAGAAGTCACACAGGTGAGAAGCGTCATGAATGTACAGAATGTAGAAAAGTTTTTTACTATAAGTCCCAACTTGCTCGACACCAGAGGAGTCATACAGGGGAGAAGCCCTATGAATGTATGAAATGTGGAAAATCTTTCTACTGTAACACACATCTTTCTTTGCACCAGAGAATTCATGTAAATGTGAAGCCCTATGCATGTACAGAATGTGGGAAAACTTTCTCTTTCAGTGCATGCCTCACTAGACACCAGAGGATTCATACAAATGAAAAGCCCTATAAATGTTCACAATGCCCCAAAGCTTTTTACTTTAAGAAACAACTTACTCATCATGAGAAAACTCATGCTACAGAGAAGCGCTTTGAATGTAAACAGTGTGGTAAAGCATTTTACTGGAGGGCCAACCTTACTGTgcatcagaaaacacatggtggggagAAGCCCTTTGAATGTAAACAATGTGGAAAAGCATTTTACTGCAAGTCCCACCTCACTGTGCATCAGAGAACTCATATAAGTGAAAAGCTCTATCAGTGTTCACAGTGCAGGAAAGCATTCTTCTCTCAGACACAGCTTACTGTTCATCAGAGAATACACACTGACGAGAAGCCCTATGAATGTCAGCAATGTGACAAAACATTCTACAGCAAGTCTGGGCTTACTGCACATCAGAAAACTCATACAGGCAAGAAGCCCTATGAATGTAAAGAGTGTGGGAAAGCATTCTATAACAAGTACTTGCTCATTGAACATCATAGAGTTCATACAGGTGAGAAGCCCTATCAATGTACAGAATGCAAGAAAGCATTCTACTGCAAAAAATATCTTTCTCTACATCAGAAAACTCATGCAAGTGAGAAGTCATTTCATTGTGCAGAGTGTGGGAAAGCTTTCTCCTGGATGTCACACCTCACTCAGCATCAGAGAATTCACACAGGTGAGAAGCCCTATGCATGTGAACAGTGTAAGAAGACTTTCTACTTCAAGAAACAACTCACTCGACATCAAAGAACACATGAGAGGCCATGA
- the LOC110323141 gene encoding zinc finger protein 420-like isoform X4, with protein sequence MGSVSFEDIAVDFSWDEWQHLDVTQRTLYRDVMLENYSSLLFLDLKVAQKIQQGTTCYEDKDCVKAFIQQSQHTRSQMSYTCKKSVQCKSHLNNCQRLPNEETKYTHRQHRKAHLTEQRSHEGEKPYESSGCGKAPHTKSQRETTHRDEKPYKCLECGKYFYYKSQIIEHQRSHTGEKPYECTECGKSFSYKSHLTVHHRSHTGEKRHECTECRKVFYYKSQLARHQRSHTGEKPYECMKCGKSFYCNTHLSLHQRIHVNVKPYACTECGKTFSFSACLTRHQRIHTNEKPYKCSQCPKAFYFKKQLTHHEKTHATEKRFECKQCGKAFYWRANLTVHQKTHGGEKPFECKQCGKAFYCKSHLTVHQRTHISEKLYQCSQCRKAFFSQTQLTVHQRIHTDEKPYECQQCDKTFYSKSGLTAHQKTHTGKKPYECKECGKAFYNKYLLIEHHRVHTGEKPYQCTECKKAFYCKKYLSLHQKTHASEKSFHCAECGKAFSWMSHLTQHQRIHTGEKPYACEQCKKTFYFKKQLTRHQRTHERP encoded by the coding sequence ACCTGAAAGTGGCACAGAAGATCCAACAAGGCACAACATGCTATGAAGATAAAGACTGTGTGAAGGCATTTATCCAGCAGTCACAGCACACAAGGAGTCAGATGAGTTACACATGTAAGAAAAGTGTCCAATGTAAGTCACATCTCAATAACTGTCAGAGGCTTCCGAATGAGGAGACAAAgtatacacacagacagcacAGGAAGGCACACCTGACTGAACAGAGAAGTCACGAAGGGGAGAAGCCATATGAAAGCTCAGGATGTGGGAAAGCACCCCATACCAAGTCTCAGCGTGAGACCACTCATAGAGATGAGAAGCCCTACAAATGTCTAGAATGTGGGAAATATTTCTACTACAAGTCACAAATCATTGAACATCAAAGAAGTCATACAGGTGAGAAGCCTTATGAGTGTACAGAATGTGGGAAATCTTTCAGCTATAAATCGCATCTCACTGTACATCACAGAAGTCACACAGGTGAGAAGCGTCATGAATGTACAGAATGTAGAAAAGTTTTTTACTATAAGTCCCAACTTGCTCGACACCAGAGGAGTCATACAGGGGAGAAGCCCTATGAATGTATGAAATGTGGAAAATCTTTCTACTGTAACACACATCTTTCTTTGCACCAGAGAATTCATGTAAATGTGAAGCCCTATGCATGTACAGAATGTGGGAAAACTTTCTCTTTCAGTGCATGCCTCACTAGACACCAGAGGATTCATACAAATGAAAAGCCCTATAAATGTTCACAATGCCCCAAAGCTTTTTACTTTAAGAAACAACTTACTCATCATGAGAAAACTCATGCTACAGAGAAGCGCTTTGAATGTAAACAGTGTGGTAAAGCATTTTACTGGAGGGCCAACCTTACTGTgcatcagaaaacacatggtggggagAAGCCCTTTGAATGTAAACAATGTGGAAAAGCATTTTACTGCAAGTCCCACCTCACTGTGCATCAGAGAACTCATATAAGTGAAAAGCTCTATCAGTGTTCACAGTGCAGGAAAGCATTCTTCTCTCAGACACAGCTTACTGTTCATCAGAGAATACACACTGACGAGAAGCCCTATGAATGTCAGCAATGTGACAAAACATTCTACAGCAAGTCTGGGCTTACTGCACATCAGAAAACTCATACAGGCAAGAAGCCCTATGAATGTAAAGAGTGTGGGAAAGCATTCTATAACAAGTACTTGCTCATTGAACATCATAGAGTTCATACAGGTGAGAAGCCCTATCAATGTACAGAATGCAAGAAAGCATTCTACTGCAAAAAATATCTTTCTCTACATCAGAAAACTCATGCAAGTGAGAAGTCATTTCATTGTGCAGAGTGTGGGAAAGCTTTCTCCTGGATGTCACACCTCACTCAGCATCAGAGAATTCACACAGGTGAGAAGCCCTATGCATGTGAACAGTGTAAGAAGACTTTCTACTTCAAGAAACAACTCACTCGACATCAAAGAACACATGAGAGGCCATGA
- the LOC110323141 gene encoding zinc finger protein 420-like isoform X2, with translation MGSVSFEDIAVDFSWDEWQHLDVTQRTLYRDVMLENYSSLLFLGHCMAKPEVIFQLEHGFGPWPVGASSVCSLAGIHKVTTLVETHQENHKRYLWQGEIANSQTSNEKIIEADLKVAQKIQQGTTCYEDKDCVKAFIQQSQHTRSQMSYTCKKSVQCKSHLNNCQRLPNEETKYTHRQHRKAHLTEQRSHEGEKPYESSGCGKAPHTKSQRETTHRDEKPYKCLECGKYFYYKSQIIEHQRSHTGEKPYECTECGKSFSYKSHLTVHHRSHTGEKRHECTECRKVFYYKSQLARHQRSHTGEKPYECMKCGKSFYCNTHLSLHQRIHVNVKPYACTECGKTFSFSACLTRHQRIHTNEKPYKCSQCPKAFYFKKQLTHHEKTHATEKRFECKQCGKAFYWRANLTVHQKTHGGEKPFECKQCGKAFYCKSHLTVHQRTHISEKLYQCSQCRKAFFSQTQLTVHQRIHTDEKPYECQQCDKTFYSKSGLTAHQKTHTGKKPYECKECGKAFYNKYLLIEHHRVHTGEKPYQCTECKKAFYCKKYLSLHQKTHASEKSFHCAECGKAFSWMSHLTQHQRIHTGANARAS, from the exons GACATTGCATGGCCAAACCTGAGGTGATCTTCCAGTTGGAGCATGGATTTGGGCCATGGCCTGTGGGAGCCTCCTCTGTCTGCAGCCTTGCAG gTATCCATAAAGTGACTACCCTAGTTGAGACCCACCAGGAGAATCACAAGAGATATTTATGGCAAGGGGAAATCGCCAACAGCCAGActtcaaatgagaaaattattGAA GCAGACCTGAAAGTGGCACAGAAGATCCAACAAGGCACAACATGCTATGAAGATAAAGACTGTGTGAAGGCATTTATCCAGCAGTCACAGCACACAAGGAGTCAGATGAGTTACACATGTAAGAAAAGTGTCCAATGTAAGTCACATCTCAATAACTGTCAGAGGCTTCCGAATGAGGAGACAAAgtatacacacagacagcacAGGAAGGCACACCTGACTGAACAGAGAAGTCACGAAGGGGAGAAGCCATATGAAAGCTCAGGATGTGGGAAAGCACCCCATACCAAGTCTCAGCGTGAGACCACTCATAGAGATGAGAAGCCCTACAAATGTCTAGAATGTGGGAAATATTTCTACTACAAGTCACAAATCATTGAACATCAAAGAAGTCATACAGGTGAGAAGCCTTATGAGTGTACAGAATGTGGGAAATCTTTCAGCTATAAATCGCATCTCACTGTACATCACAGAAGTCACACAGGTGAGAAGCGTCATGAATGTACAGAATGTAGAAAAGTTTTTTACTATAAGTCCCAACTTGCTCGACACCAGAGGAGTCATACAGGGGAGAAGCCCTATGAATGTATGAAATGTGGAAAATCTTTCTACTGTAACACACATCTTTCTTTGCACCAGAGAATTCATGTAAATGTGAAGCCCTATGCATGTACAGAATGTGGGAAAACTTTCTCTTTCAGTGCATGCCTCACTAGACACCAGAGGATTCATACAAATGAAAAGCCCTATAAATGTTCACAATGCCCCAAAGCTTTTTACTTTAAGAAACAACTTACTCATCATGAGAAAACTCATGCTACAGAGAAGCGCTTTGAATGTAAACAGTGTGGTAAAGCATTTTACTGGAGGGCCAACCTTACTGTgcatcagaaaacacatggtggggagAAGCCCTTTGAATGTAAACAATGTGGAAAAGCATTTTACTGCAAGTCCCACCTCACTGTGCATCAGAGAACTCATATAAGTGAAAAGCTCTATCAGTGTTCACAGTGCAGGAAAGCATTCTTCTCTCAGACACAGCTTACTGTTCATCAGAGAATACACACTGACGAGAAGCCCTATGAATGTCAGCAATGTGACAAAACATTCTACAGCAAGTCTGGGCTTACTGCACATCAGAAAACTCATACAGGCAAGAAGCCCTATGAATGTAAAGAGTGTGGGAAAGCATTCTATAACAAGTACTTGCTCATTGAACATCATAGAGTTCATACAGGTGAGAAGCCCTATCAATGTACAGAATGCAAGAAAGCATTCTACTGCAAAAAATATCTTTCTCTACATCAGAAAACTCATGCAAGTGAGAAGTCATTTCATTGTGCAGAGTGTGGGAAAGCTTTCTCCTGGATGTCACACCTCACTCAGCATCAGAGAATTCACACAG GGGCAAATGCAAGGGCCTCCTGA
- the LOC110323141 gene encoding zinc finger protein 420-like isoform X3, with amino-acid sequence MGSVSFEDIAVDFSWDEWQHLDVTQRTLYRDVMLENYSSLLFLGHCMAKPEVIFQLEHGFGPWPVGASSVCSLADLKVAQKIQQGTTCYEDKDCVKAFIQQSQHTRSQMSYTCKKSVQCKSHLNNCQRLPNEETKYTHRQHRKAHLTEQRSHEGEKPYESSGCGKAPHTKSQRETTHRDEKPYKCLECGKYFYYKSQIIEHQRSHTGEKPYECTECGKSFSYKSHLTVHHRSHTGEKRHECTECRKVFYYKSQLARHQRSHTGEKPYECMKCGKSFYCNTHLSLHQRIHVNVKPYACTECGKTFSFSACLTRHQRIHTNEKPYKCSQCPKAFYFKKQLTHHEKTHATEKRFECKQCGKAFYWRANLTVHQKTHGGEKPFECKQCGKAFYCKSHLTVHQRTHISEKLYQCSQCRKAFFSQTQLTVHQRIHTDEKPYECQQCDKTFYSKSGLTAHQKTHTGKKPYECKECGKAFYNKYLLIEHHRVHTGEKPYQCTECKKAFYCKKYLSLHQKTHASEKSFHCAECGKAFSWMSHLTQHQRIHTGEKPYACEQCKKTFYFKKQLTRHQRTHERP; translated from the exons GACATTGCATGGCCAAACCTGAGGTGATCTTCCAGTTGGAGCATGGATTTGGGCCATGGCCTGTGGGAGCCTCCTCTGTCTGCAGCCTTGCAG ACCTGAAAGTGGCACAGAAGATCCAACAAGGCACAACATGCTATGAAGATAAAGACTGTGTGAAGGCATTTATCCAGCAGTCACAGCACACAAGGAGTCAGATGAGTTACACATGTAAGAAAAGTGTCCAATGTAAGTCACATCTCAATAACTGTCAGAGGCTTCCGAATGAGGAGACAAAgtatacacacagacagcacAGGAAGGCACACCTGACTGAACAGAGAAGTCACGAAGGGGAGAAGCCATATGAAAGCTCAGGATGTGGGAAAGCACCCCATACCAAGTCTCAGCGTGAGACCACTCATAGAGATGAGAAGCCCTACAAATGTCTAGAATGTGGGAAATATTTCTACTACAAGTCACAAATCATTGAACATCAAAGAAGTCATACAGGTGAGAAGCCTTATGAGTGTACAGAATGTGGGAAATCTTTCAGCTATAAATCGCATCTCACTGTACATCACAGAAGTCACACAGGTGAGAAGCGTCATGAATGTACAGAATGTAGAAAAGTTTTTTACTATAAGTCCCAACTTGCTCGACACCAGAGGAGTCATACAGGGGAGAAGCCCTATGAATGTATGAAATGTGGAAAATCTTTCTACTGTAACACACATCTTTCTTTGCACCAGAGAATTCATGTAAATGTGAAGCCCTATGCATGTACAGAATGTGGGAAAACTTTCTCTTTCAGTGCATGCCTCACTAGACACCAGAGGATTCATACAAATGAAAAGCCCTATAAATGTTCACAATGCCCCAAAGCTTTTTACTTTAAGAAACAACTTACTCATCATGAGAAAACTCATGCTACAGAGAAGCGCTTTGAATGTAAACAGTGTGGTAAAGCATTTTACTGGAGGGCCAACCTTACTGTgcatcagaaaacacatggtggggagAAGCCCTTTGAATGTAAACAATGTGGAAAAGCATTTTACTGCAAGTCCCACCTCACTGTGCATCAGAGAACTCATATAAGTGAAAAGCTCTATCAGTGTTCACAGTGCAGGAAAGCATTCTTCTCTCAGACACAGCTTACTGTTCATCAGAGAATACACACTGACGAGAAGCCCTATGAATGTCAGCAATGTGACAAAACATTCTACAGCAAGTCTGGGCTTACTGCACATCAGAAAACTCATACAGGCAAGAAGCCCTATGAATGTAAAGAGTGTGGGAAAGCATTCTATAACAAGTACTTGCTCATTGAACATCATAGAGTTCATACAGGTGAGAAGCCCTATCAATGTACAGAATGCAAGAAAGCATTCTACTGCAAAAAATATCTTTCTCTACATCAGAAAACTCATGCAAGTGAGAAGTCATTTCATTGTGCAGAGTGTGGGAAAGCTTTCTCCTGGATGTCACACCTCACTCAGCATCAGAGAATTCACACAGGTGAGAAGCCCTATGCATGTGAACAGTGTAAGAAGACTTTCTACTTCAAGAAACAACTCACTCGACATCAAAGAACACATGAGAGGCCATGA
- the LOC110323141 gene encoding zinc finger protein 420-like isoform X6 produces MLENYSSLLFLDLKVAQKIQQGTTCYEDKDCVKAFIQQSQHTRSQMSYTCKKSVQCKSHLNNCQRLPNEETKYTHRQHRKAHLTEQRSHEGEKPYESSGCGKAPHTKSQRETTHRDEKPYKCLECGKYFYYKSQIIEHQRSHTGEKPYECTECGKSFSYKSHLTVHHRSHTGEKRHECTECRKVFYYKSQLARHQRSHTGEKPYECMKCGKSFYCNTHLSLHQRIHVNVKPYACTECGKTFSFSACLTRHQRIHTNEKPYKCSQCPKAFYFKKQLTHHEKTHATEKRFECKQCGKAFYWRANLTVHQKTHGGEKPFECKQCGKAFYCKSHLTVHQRTHISEKLYQCSQCRKAFFSQTQLTVHQRIHTDEKPYECQQCDKTFYSKSGLTAHQKTHTGKKPYECKECGKAFYNKYLLIEHHRVHTGEKPYQCTECKKAFYCKKYLSLHQKTHASEKSFHCAECGKAFSWMSHLTQHQRIHTGEKPYACEQCKKTFYFKKQLTRHQRTHERP; encoded by the coding sequence ACCTGAAAGTGGCACAGAAGATCCAACAAGGCACAACATGCTATGAAGATAAAGACTGTGTGAAGGCATTTATCCAGCAGTCACAGCACACAAGGAGTCAGATGAGTTACACATGTAAGAAAAGTGTCCAATGTAAGTCACATCTCAATAACTGTCAGAGGCTTCCGAATGAGGAGACAAAgtatacacacagacagcacAGGAAGGCACACCTGACTGAACAGAGAAGTCACGAAGGGGAGAAGCCATATGAAAGCTCAGGATGTGGGAAAGCACCCCATACCAAGTCTCAGCGTGAGACCACTCATAGAGATGAGAAGCCCTACAAATGTCTAGAATGTGGGAAATATTTCTACTACAAGTCACAAATCATTGAACATCAAAGAAGTCATACAGGTGAGAAGCCTTATGAGTGTACAGAATGTGGGAAATCTTTCAGCTATAAATCGCATCTCACTGTACATCACAGAAGTCACACAGGTGAGAAGCGTCATGAATGTACAGAATGTAGAAAAGTTTTTTACTATAAGTCCCAACTTGCTCGACACCAGAGGAGTCATACAGGGGAGAAGCCCTATGAATGTATGAAATGTGGAAAATCTTTCTACTGTAACACACATCTTTCTTTGCACCAGAGAATTCATGTAAATGTGAAGCCCTATGCATGTACAGAATGTGGGAAAACTTTCTCTTTCAGTGCATGCCTCACTAGACACCAGAGGATTCATACAAATGAAAAGCCCTATAAATGTTCACAATGCCCCAAAGCTTTTTACTTTAAGAAACAACTTACTCATCATGAGAAAACTCATGCTACAGAGAAGCGCTTTGAATGTAAACAGTGTGGTAAAGCATTTTACTGGAGGGCCAACCTTACTGTgcatcagaaaacacatggtggggagAAGCCCTTTGAATGTAAACAATGTGGAAAAGCATTTTACTGCAAGTCCCACCTCACTGTGCATCAGAGAACTCATATAAGTGAAAAGCTCTATCAGTGTTCACAGTGCAGGAAAGCATTCTTCTCTCAGACACAGCTTACTGTTCATCAGAGAATACACACTGACGAGAAGCCCTATGAATGTCAGCAATGTGACAAAACATTCTACAGCAAGTCTGGGCTTACTGCACATCAGAAAACTCATACAGGCAAGAAGCCCTATGAATGTAAAGAGTGTGGGAAAGCATTCTATAACAAGTACTTGCTCATTGAACATCATAGAGTTCATACAGGTGAGAAGCCCTATCAATGTACAGAATGCAAGAAAGCATTCTACTGCAAAAAATATCTTTCTCTACATCAGAAAACTCATGCAAGTGAGAAGTCATTTCATTGTGCAGAGTGTGGGAAAGCTTTCTCCTGGATGTCACACCTCACTCAGCATCAGAGAATTCACACAGGTGAGAAGCCCTATGCATGTGAACAGTGTAAGAAGACTTTCTACTTCAAGAAACAACTCACTCGACATCAAAGAACACATGAGAGGCCATGA
- the LOC110323141 gene encoding zinc finger protein 260-like isoform X1: MGSVSFEDIAVDFSWDEWQHLDVTQRTLYRDVMLENYSSLLFLGHCMAKPEVIFQLEHGFGPWPVGASSVCSLAGIHKVTTLVETHQENHKRYLWQGEIANSQTSNEKIIEADLKVAQKIQQGTTCYEDKDCVKAFIQQSQHTRSQMSYTCKKSVQCKSHLNNCQRLPNEETKYTHRQHRKAHLTEQRSHEGEKPYESSGCGKAPHTKSQRETTHRDEKPYKCLECGKYFYYKSQIIEHQRSHTGEKPYECTECGKSFSYKSHLTVHHRSHTGEKRHECTECRKVFYYKSQLARHQRSHTGEKPYECMKCGKSFYCNTHLSLHQRIHVNVKPYACTECGKTFSFSACLTRHQRIHTNEKPYKCSQCPKAFYFKKQLTHHEKTHATEKRFECKQCGKAFYWRANLTVHQKTHGGEKPFECKQCGKAFYCKSHLTVHQRTHISEKLYQCSQCRKAFFSQTQLTVHQRIHTDEKPYECQQCDKTFYSKSGLTAHQKTHTGKKPYECKECGKAFYNKYLLIEHHRVHTGEKPYQCTECKKAFYCKKYLSLHQKTHASEKSFHCAECGKAFSWMSHLTQHQRIHTGEKPYACEQCKKTFYFKKQLTRHQRTHERP, translated from the exons GACATTGCATGGCCAAACCTGAGGTGATCTTCCAGTTGGAGCATGGATTTGGGCCATGGCCTGTGGGAGCCTCCTCTGTCTGCAGCCTTGCAG gTATCCATAAAGTGACTACCCTAGTTGAGACCCACCAGGAGAATCACAAGAGATATTTATGGCAAGGGGAAATCGCCAACAGCCAGActtcaaatgagaaaattattGAA GCAGACCTGAAAGTGGCACAGAAGATCCAACAAGGCACAACATGCTATGAAGATAAAGACTGTGTGAAGGCATTTATCCAGCAGTCACAGCACACAAGGAGTCAGATGAGTTACACATGTAAGAAAAGTGTCCAATGTAAGTCACATCTCAATAACTGTCAGAGGCTTCCGAATGAGGAGACAAAgtatacacacagacagcacAGGAAGGCACACCTGACTGAACAGAGAAGTCACGAAGGGGAGAAGCCATATGAAAGCTCAGGATGTGGGAAAGCACCCCATACCAAGTCTCAGCGTGAGACCACTCATAGAGATGAGAAGCCCTACAAATGTCTAGAATGTGGGAAATATTTCTACTACAAGTCACAAATCATTGAACATCAAAGAAGTCATACAGGTGAGAAGCCTTATGAGTGTACAGAATGTGGGAAATCTTTCAGCTATAAATCGCATCTCACTGTACATCACAGAAGTCACACAGGTGAGAAGCGTCATGAATGTACAGAATGTAGAAAAGTTTTTTACTATAAGTCCCAACTTGCTCGACACCAGAGGAGTCATACAGGGGAGAAGCCCTATGAATGTATGAAATGTGGAAAATCTTTCTACTGTAACACACATCTTTCTTTGCACCAGAGAATTCATGTAAATGTGAAGCCCTATGCATGTACAGAATGTGGGAAAACTTTCTCTTTCAGTGCATGCCTCACTAGACACCAGAGGATTCATACAAATGAAAAGCCCTATAAATGTTCACAATGCCCCAAAGCTTTTTACTTTAAGAAACAACTTACTCATCATGAGAAAACTCATGCTACAGAGAAGCGCTTTGAATGTAAACAGTGTGGTAAAGCATTTTACTGGAGGGCCAACCTTACTGTgcatcagaaaacacatggtggggagAAGCCCTTTGAATGTAAACAATGTGGAAAAGCATTTTACTGCAAGTCCCACCTCACTGTGCATCAGAGAACTCATATAAGTGAAAAGCTCTATCAGTGTTCACAGTGCAGGAAAGCATTCTTCTCTCAGACACAGCTTACTGTTCATCAGAGAATACACACTGACGAGAAGCCCTATGAATGTCAGCAATGTGACAAAACATTCTACAGCAAGTCTGGGCTTACTGCACATCAGAAAACTCATACAGGCAAGAAGCCCTATGAATGTAAAGAGTGTGGGAAAGCATTCTATAACAAGTACTTGCTCATTGAACATCATAGAGTTCATACAGGTGAGAAGCCCTATCAATGTACAGAATGCAAGAAAGCATTCTACTGCAAAAAATATCTTTCTCTACATCAGAAAACTCATGCAAGTGAGAAGTCATTTCATTGTGCAGAGTGTGGGAAAGCTTTCTCCTGGATGTCACACCTCACTCAGCATCAGAGAATTCACACAGGTGAGAAGCCCTATGCATGTGAACAGTGTAAGAAGACTTTCTACTTCAAGAAACAACTCACTCGACATCAAAGAACACATGAGAGGCCATGA